The proteins below come from a single Triticum aestivum cultivar Chinese Spring chromosome 5D, IWGSC CS RefSeq v2.1, whole genome shotgun sequence genomic window:
- the LOC123121439 gene encoding enhanced ethylene response protein 5: protein MAAYLSMGEAHRRIADYLSRLDDAISQSDGADLASLLAISSAPASTPLSDALAAFPDFPRLASDRFPHLSDFLPPLLRAIHSHSLRRFGDAYSSFEKAASAFLQEFRNWETPWAMEAMHMVALEIRLLAEKADRELVMSGKNPDKLQAAGSFLMKVFGALAVKGPKRVGALYVTCQLFKIYFRLGTVNLCRSVIRSIETARNFDFEDFPVKDKVTYMYYTGRLEVFNENFLVADQKLTYALMHCNPQSESNLRKILKFLIPVKLSIGVLPRRTLLEKYNLLEYADIVTSLRRGDLRLLKQALDRHEDQLLKCGVYLVLEKLELQVYRRLVKKIHIIQREKEPSKAHQIKLEVLVKTLQWLGITMDVDEVECIMACLIYKNLIKGYFAHKSKVLVLSKQDPFPKLNGKPV, encoded by the exons aTGGCGGCGTACCTGAGCATGGGCGAGGCGCACCGCCGCATCGCTGACTACCTCTCCCGCTTGGACGACGCTATCTCTCAGTCCGACGGCGCCGACCTCGCCTCTCTCCTCGCCATCTCCTCGGCGCCCGCCTCCACCCCGCTCTCCGACGCGCTCGCCGCTTTTCCGGATTTTCCCCGCCTCGCCTCCGACCGCTTCCCCCACCTCTCCGACTTCCTCCCCCCGCTCCTCCGCGCCATCCACTCCCACTCCCTCCGCCGCTTCGGGGACGCCTACTCCTCCTTCGAGAAGGCTGCTAG CGCGTTCCTGCAGGAGTTCCGGAACTGGGAGACTCCTTGGGCGATGGAGGCGATGCACATGGTGGCGCTTGAGATCAGGCTGCTAGCTGAGAAG GCAGACAGGGAGCTTGTGATGAGCGGGAAGAACCCAGACAAGCTGCAGGCTGCTGGGTCCTTCCTGATGAAGGTTTTTGGGGCACTTGCG GTTAAAGGACCTAAGCGCGTTGGGGCACTGTATGTTACCTGCCAGCTGTTTAAAATTTATTTCAGG CTTGGTACTGTTAACCTTTGCCGTAGTGTCATAAGGAGTATCGAAACAGCTAGGAATTTTGATTTTGAAGATTTTCCAGTGAAAGATAAG GTCACTTATATGTATTATACAGGTCGCTTGGAGGTGTTTAATGAGAATTTTCTTGTT GCTGATCAGAAACTAACTTATGCTTTGATGCATTGTAATCCTCAAAGCGAATCAAATTTGAG GAAAATTTTGAAGTTCCTAATCCCTGTAAAGCTGTCAATTGGTGTTTTGCCAAGGAGGACCCTCCTGGAGAAGTACAATCTGCTTGAG TATGCAGATATTGTGACCTCACTTAGGAGAGGGGATCTCAGGCTCCTTAAGCAAGCCCTTGATAGACATGAAGACCA GTTACTAAAATGTGGTGTCTACCTTGTGTTGGAGAAACTTGAACTCCAGGTCTACCGAAGATTAGTGAAGAAAAT CCATATCATACAGAGGGAGAAGGAACCATCGAAGGCGCATCAAATCAAGCTAGAGGTCTTGGTAAAGACTCTGCAATGGCTTGGAATCACCATGGATGTGGATGAG GTGGAATGCATCATGGCGTGCCTAATATACAAGAATCTCATAAAAGGATACTTTGCCCACAAGAGCAAAGTTCTTGTCCTTAGCAAACAAGACCCCTTCCCAAAGTTGAATGGGAAGCCCGTTTAG